A region of the Dehalococcoidia bacterium genome:
CTCTCCGTTAATGAGGATTGTGCCGGCGTCGAAGGGTATCAGCCCGGCGGCTATGCGCAGCATGGTGGTCTTGCCGCAGCCGGAAGGACCCAGTATGCACACCAGTTCGCCGCGCTCCACGGAGAAGCTGATGCCGCCCAGCACGCCGAGCGGGCCGAAGCCCTTGCGCAGGTCTTTTACTACGAGGGCTTCAGTTCCTGTGGTTTCCATTTGCGCATAAACCGTCTATCGATATAATTGAAAATACCGTAATCGAAGGCGATGATGATGATAGCGGAAATCATGGTCCAGGCGAAGACGCGGTCGATGTTATAAACCTGATAAGATATCCAGAGCATGTAGCCGATACCGCTGACGGCGCCCAGCACTTCGGCCAGAATGACCACTTTCCAGGCCACCATGAACGAGCTTTTGATTGCGGCAAATATGTATGCATACAGCATCGGCATTATCACTTTGCCCAGGACTTTTAGACGGGAACGGGTATAAGTGCTTGCCATTTCCACCAGCGACATATCCAGCTCTTTCAGCCCCTCCCAGATGTTGATGATGAAAAAGGGAGCTACCGCCACGGCAATGACGAGGATGGGGGTGGTCTGAGAAAGGCCGAACCAGATGACCAGCATCAGCGCCCAGCAGATAGAAGGCACCGACTGCAGCAGAGGGTAGATTACGGAGCGCACGGCCGCCTCCGCCAGGCGGTTGTAACGCGTGGTTATGGCGAGCAGTGTGCCGGCCAGCAAGCCAATCAGCGTGCCCGCCAGCACACGGAAAGCCGTGTTGCCTATACTTTCCCAGCCTTTGGAAGAAGATAGAATATGTATGAATTCGCGCAGAGTCTGCCCGGGAGTGGGCAGCAACTGGGAGTTAGCGGAAGCTGCTGCCGCCCACCATAATGCTATGAAGGTAGCTATGGCCAGAGCCTGCAAAGCGAGGCGTTTTACCATTTTACAAAAACGGTGGCCGGGTCGGGCAGTTTGGAGATAATGCCGCGCTCTTTTACAAACCCGAAGATGGCCATCACGCTGGCCTGCAATTTGCCTTCAACGGGAGCGAAAGTGACCGAATAGTGGTCTTTATAGGCCTTCTGGTATAATTCCGCGCTGCCGCCCTTCTCGGCGACATATTTCTGCGAGAGCTCCACCATGTGTTCCCTGCCGTACTGCCCCGATTCTTTCAGCAGGTCATAGACCGCTTTGACAACGTCGCGGTTGTTCTTCAGGTAGTCCGCCTGCACAACCAGAAAAGTGGCCGGGTTGTAAGTGCCGTAGGCGTGCTCGAAGGCCTGGTCCACGTTCCATAATACCTTGAAGCTGGGATTATAGTAAGTCTGAACGGAAGGGTCGGCCAGGAGTAGAGCGGCATCCAGGTCGCCCTTGCCCAGAAGCGTTATCAGTTGCGGAGCCGGGCTGTCCACCAGCGTCATCTGGGTTTCGCTTATGCCGTAGACAGACTTGAGCAGCCCCAGGAAAGTGCCTGCCGCGGCGGTCTGAAGGCCGGGAACCCCCACCTTCTTGCCGACCAGGTCCCTGGGGGAAGTGAGCTTGCTGTCTGCCTTGGTGTATACAACGTCCACTCCCAGGCCGGAATCAAGCCCGGTGTCCGCCAGGTATATACCCATCGCCTGGAAGGCGATATCGCTCTTTTCGGTGGCGGTGGCGAAGCCGGTTATGCTCATGGCGCCGATGGGATAGGCGCCCGCCAGCAATTGGGCGTCATTGCTGGTCGTCAGGTCTATGGTGACGTCTACCTTGTCCGAGGTTATCAGGCCGTTCATGATGGCGTAATTATTCATCCAGGTGCCGAAATAGGGCACCATCACCACTTTGACGGCTGCCTTGGTTTTTGGAGCGGACGAGCAGGCCAGAGCGCCGGTCGCCAGCAATACCAGACAGAGCGCAAACGAAAGCGGGGCAAGCCATTTGTTGTATTTCAAAAACTTTATCTCCCTCTATGTTTTCTTAAATACGCAACAGAATACCAGCATATCCAATCGGAGTTCTGCCTCACCAAATATAGCATTGAGCCGCGTTTCTGTCATGAGCCCCCGGGACCCATGTCACAGCCCCGCCAAAGATGTAAAATACGTTACATAGCTTTGAGAGGAACTGGAGGAGCGTTATGCAGATAGACGATTTTCTGGAACTGGTGCGCGCGCGCAGAAGCGTGCGGCGCTTTAAAAAAGACGAGGTGCCCACAGAGACCTTAGAAAAAATACTGGAAGCTGCCCGCTGGGCCATGTCGGGGGCCAACGCGCAGCCCTGGGAGTTCGTGGTGGTCAGGGACGCCGAGATGAGAGCAATAGTAGTGGACTCGTGGCTGGCTCCCAACCAGGAGGCCTACGTCATCGAGCAGACGCGCGTACCGGAGGTAAGGCACCATCACCTGCGCGCGCCCCTAACCGTTCCCAGTTTCAGGGACGCCCCGGTGCTGATAGTCATGGTGGGCGACCGTCGCACCTACCAGGCCACCGCGCTGGCCGCCAGCTTCCTGATGACAGAGGGCTCCGCCGATGCCATCTACCTCAAGAACATGGCCAACGCCACCCATACTCTGCATCTGGCAGCCACGGCAGCCGGGCTTGGCTCAGAATGGATAAGCGTCAACCGTCCCTGGGGCCAGGCGCTCAAAAAAATCCTGAATATACCGGAGATACTGGAAGTGCAGACGCTGGCAGCCATCGGCTACCCGGCCTACAAGCCGAACCCGTCTTACCGCAGGCCGCTGGCCGACATCGTGCATTATGACAAATACGATATGAGCAAATACCGCACCGGCGAGGACATCTATAACTATATCGTCGCGCTAAGGCAGAATACCGAGCCGCCGTACAAGCATGGGCTTAGCGCTTAATCACCGAACGATTTTCGATGGTTTGGTTGGTGTTCACCAAAAGGCAAACACCCCAATGTTCATTCAATGCGAATAATAACCGT
Encoded here:
- a CDS encoding ABC transporter permease subunit; this translates as MVKRLALQALAIATFIALWWAAAASANSQLLPTPGQTLREFIHILSSSKGWESIGNTAFRVLAGTLIGLLAGTLLAITTRYNRLAEAAVRSVIYPLLQSVPSICWALMLVIWFGLSQTTPILVIAVAVAPFFIINIWEGLKELDMSLVEMASTYTRSRLKVLGKVIMPMLYAYIFAAIKSSFMVAWKVVILAEVLGAVSGIGYMLWISYQVYNIDRVFAWTMISAIIIIAFDYGIFNYIDRRFMRKWKPQELKPS
- a CDS encoding ABC transporter substrate-binding protein is translated as MKYNKWLAPLSFALCLVLLATGALACSSAPKTKAAVKVVMVPYFGTWMNNYAIMNGLITSDKVDVTIDLTTSNDAQLLAGAYPIGAMSITGFATATEKSDIAFQAMGIYLADTGLDSGLGVDVVYTKADSKLTSPRDLVGKKVGVPGLQTAAAGTFLGLLKSVYGISETQMTLVDSPAPQLITLLGKGDLDAALLLADPSVQTYYNPSFKVLWNVDQAFEHAYGTYNPATFLVVQADYLKNNRDVVKAVYDLLKESGQYGREHMVELSQKYVAEKGGSAELYQKAYKDHYSVTFAPVEGKLQASVMAIFGFVKERGIISKLPDPATVFVKW